The following are encoded together in the Sphaerodactylus townsendi isolate TG3544 linkage group LG14, MPM_Stown_v2.3, whole genome shotgun sequence genome:
- the DSTN gene encoding destrin yields the protein MASGVQVADEVCRIFYDMKVRKCSTPEEIKKRKKAVIFCLSPDKKCIIVEEGKEILVGDIGVTVTDPFKHFVQMLPEKDCRYALYDASFETKEAKKEELMFFLWAPEMAPLKSKMIYASSKDSIKKKFQGIKHECQANGPEDLNRACIAEKLGGSLIVAFEGCPV from the exons GCATCCGGTGTGCAAGTCGCTGATGAGGTCTGCCGTATCTTTTACGACATGAAAGTCCGGAAGTGTTCTACACCCGAGGAGATCAAGAAGAGGAAAAAGGCGGTCATCTTTTGCCTCAGCCCAGACAAGAAGTGCATCATCGTGGAGGAAGGCAAAGAGATCCTCGTGGGTGACATCGGCGTGACGGTCACAGATCCCTTCAAGCACTTTGTGCAGATGTTGCCAGAAAAAGATTGCCGCTATGCCTTGTATGACGCAAGCTTTGAAACGAAGGAAGCCAAAAAGGAGGAGCTGATGTTCTTCTTGTG GGCCCCAGAAATGGCTCCGCTTAAAAGTAAAATGATCTACGCAAGCTCTAAAGATTCGATCAAAAAGAAATTTCAAG gCATAAAGCATGAATGTCAAGCAAACGGGCCAGAGGACCTCAACAGAGCCTGCATTGCGGAGAAACTGGGTGGCTCCCTTATAGTGGCCTTCGAAGGCTGCCCTGTGTAG